Proteins encoded by one window of Streptomyces sp. ALI-76-A:
- a CDS encoding polysaccharide deacetylase family protein, producing MTKDQLLTRLSSTATAVFTRRRALLAGAAAGAAGTAGLLALGSGGEPVRPAVPVAGPQARRAVRPSAYRLQPLTGYGPPRTVPGRPLVRREPFLRVSGRGRTMVLTFDDGPDPRYTPDILDTLAQYDVRAMFFVCGEMAADHRDLLARMADEGHVVGNHTWSHPLLTRLGRTQIRSQMERTCDVIEEAYGERPAWFRAPYGAWNRAAFQLGAELGMEPLAWTVDTLDWTTPGTRTIVGRVEDGAAPGVVVLSHDAGGDRTQSVRALRDYLPHLLDSGYHVTVPRRQFT from the coding sequence ATGACGAAGGATCAGTTGCTCACACGGCTGTCGTCGACGGCGACGGCGGTGTTCACGCGGCGTCGGGCCCTGCTCGCCGGCGCCGCCGCCGGGGCGGCCGGCACGGCCGGTCTGCTCGCGCTGGGCTCGGGCGGCGAACCGGTCCGGCCCGCCGTCCCGGTCGCCGGTCCGCAGGCCCGCCGCGCGGTCAGGCCCTCCGCCTATCGCCTCCAGCCCCTGACCGGATACGGCCCGCCCCGGACCGTGCCCGGCCGGCCCCTCGTCCGGCGCGAACCGTTCCTGCGGGTGTCCGGCCGCGGCCGGACCATGGTGCTGACCTTCGACGACGGGCCCGACCCCCGCTACACCCCGGACATCCTGGACACCCTCGCCCAGTACGACGTCCGCGCGATGTTCTTCGTGTGCGGCGAGATGGCCGCGGACCACCGGGACCTGCTGGCCCGGATGGCGGACGAGGGGCACGTCGTCGGCAACCACACCTGGTCCCACCCGCTGCTGACCCGGCTCGGCCGCACCCAGATCCGCAGCCAGATGGAACGCACCTGCGATGTCATCGAGGAGGCGTACGGCGAGCGCCCGGCCTGGTTCCGCGCGCCCTACGGGGCCTGGAACCGCGCCGCCTTCCAGCTCGGCGCCGAACTCGGCATGGAACCGCTGGCCTGGACGGTCGACACGCTCGACTGGACCACCCCCGGCACACGCACCATCGTCGGTCGGGTCGAGGACGGCGCCGCCCCCGGTGTCGTGGTGCTCTCGCACGACGCCGGGGGCGACCGCACCCAGAGTGTCCGGGCGCTGCGCGACTATCTGCCGCACCTGCTGGATTCCGGTTACCACGTCACCGTCCCGCGACGGCAGTTCACCTGA
- a CDS encoding universal stress protein, with protein MTEQRSHQFERGTDGPKVIVVGVDGSDSSLRAAAYAGGLARRQHALLAVVYVQPVLGAGAALGAPVAETTDEIAEDLVAQIRDATEHTKGIFDVRWEFHTFRGDPYSGLVRAADELKADAVVVGASEQAGHRIVGSVAVRLVKAGRWPVTVVP; from the coding sequence GTGACGGAACAGCGATCGCACCAGTTCGAGCGGGGCACGGACGGGCCCAAGGTCATCGTGGTCGGGGTGGACGGCTCCGACTCCTCGCTTCGCGCGGCGGCCTATGCCGGCGGCCTGGCCCGGCGCCAGCACGCTCTGCTCGCCGTCGTGTACGTGCAGCCGGTCCTCGGGGCGGGCGCGGCACTCGGGGCGCCCGTCGCCGAGACGACCGACGAGATCGCCGAGGACCTGGTGGCCCAGATCCGGGACGCGACCGAGCACACCAAGGGGATATTCGACGTGCGCTGGGAGTTCCACACCTTCCGCGGCGATCCCTACAGCGGTCTGGTGCGGGCGGCGGACGAACTGAAGGCGGACGCGGTGGTCGTGGGCGCCTCGGAGCAGGCCGGCCACCGGATCGTCGGCTCGGTCGCGGTGCGGCTGGTGAAGGCGGGGCGATGGCCGGTGACGGTGGTGCCGTAG
- a CDS encoding class F sortase codes for MFASELAGLAEEEERPKKRAPWGVIALVLLTGLALIRNGSGEFDVGPPQPASAAAAESRATPGAFERTPDPLPYSMPDRVRIPSIRVDAPVMAVGLDADGWVGAPPPEDPNLAGWFTGAVTPGEKGTAIVVGHVDNKQGPAVFYGLGALKPGHRVEIARQDGKTAVFEIYGIEVFEKDNFPGDRVYGSKGSPELRVITCGGGFSKQNGYDGNVVAFARLAEVR; via the coding sequence ATGTTTGCGTCCGAACTGGCCGGCCTGGCCGAAGAGGAGGAGCGGCCGAAGAAGCGGGCTCCTTGGGGCGTGATAGCGCTTGTTCTGCTGACCGGCCTCGCGCTCATTCGCAACGGGTCGGGGGAATTCGACGTCGGACCGCCGCAGCCAGCGTCGGCGGCGGCCGCCGAGAGCCGCGCCACGCCCGGCGCCTTCGAGCGAACCCCCGACCCACTGCCGTACTCCATGCCCGACCGGGTGAGGATCCCGTCCATCCGGGTGGACGCGCCGGTCATGGCGGTCGGTCTGGACGCGGACGGCTGGGTCGGCGCGCCGCCGCCGGAGGACCCGAACCTGGCCGGCTGGTTCACCGGCGCGGTCACCCCCGGCGAGAAGGGCACCGCCATCGTCGTCGGGCACGTCGACAACAAGCAGGGCCCCGCCGTGTTCTACGGACTCGGGGCCCTGAAGCCGGGACATCGCGTGGAGATCGCGCGGCAGGACGGAAAGACGGCCGTGTTCGAGATCTACGGCATCGAGGTGTTCGAGAAGGACAATTTCCCCGGCGACCGTGTCTACGGTTCCAAGGGCTCCCCCGAACTCCGGGTCATCACCTGCGGGGGCGGTTTCTCCAAGCAGAACGGTTACGACGGGAACGTCGTCGCTTTCGCCCGCCTGGCCGAGGTCCGCTGA
- a CDS encoding CapA family protein, with the protein MIARRSQVALALTALLAAGAACQGQDHERPAGPGHPAPSAAARGFTLVASGDVLPHSSIIDRARFDAGGTGYDFRPMLAGVKPVVSRADVALCHMETVYGANGDYTGYPTFKSPPEVAGALAATGYDGCSTASNHSLDDGAGGIGRTLDALDRAGVRHAGSARTEAEARTATVLRVGPAEVAHLAYTYDTNGLPLPQGQPWAVNLIDEARIVADARAAREAGADVVVVSLHWGTEWQDDPDERQLSLAESLTAARTGGRPDIDLILGTHAHVPQAYEKVNGTWVVYGMGDQIAGGMFNHQGVRDPRANQSTLGRFTFAPPARAGERWRVTRAEFVPQWFDVDAGRVVNLNEALASGADVRAVRDRIRQVVLSRGAAKDGLTMGR; encoded by the coding sequence ATGATCGCACGCAGAAGCCAGGTCGCCCTGGCTCTCACGGCCCTGCTCGCCGCGGGCGCCGCCTGCCAGGGACAGGACCACGAACGGCCCGCCGGGCCAGGACACCCGGCCCCGTCCGCCGCCGCCCGCGGCTTCACGCTCGTCGCCTCCGGGGACGTCCTGCCGCACAGCTCGATCATCGACCGGGCGCGCTTCGACGCGGGCGGCACCGGCTACGACTTCCGCCCGATGCTCGCCGGCGTGAAACCGGTCGTCTCCCGCGCCGACGTGGCCCTGTGTCACATGGAGACCGTGTACGGCGCGAACGGCGACTACACCGGCTATCCCACGTTCAAGTCCCCGCCCGAGGTGGCCGGCGCCCTCGCCGCGACCGGCTACGACGGCTGCTCCACCGCGTCCAACCACAGCCTCGACGACGGCGCCGGCGGCATCGGCCGCACCCTGGACGCCCTCGACCGCGCGGGCGTACGGCACGCCGGCTCGGCCCGCACCGAGGCCGAGGCCCGCACGGCCACCGTGCTGCGCGTGGGCCCCGCGGAGGTCGCCCACCTCGCCTACACCTACGACACGAACGGGCTCCCGCTCCCGCAGGGACAGCCCTGGGCCGTCAACCTGATCGACGAGGCCCGGATCGTGGCCGACGCCCGGGCGGCCCGCGAGGCCGGCGCCGACGTGGTCGTCGTCTCCCTGCACTGGGGCACCGAGTGGCAGGACGACCCCGACGAGCGGCAGCTGAGCCTGGCGGAGAGCCTCACCGCCGCCCGCACCGGCGGCCGTCCCGACATCGACCTGATCCTGGGCACCCACGCCCATGTCCCGCAGGCGTACGAGAAGGTCAACGGGACCTGGGTGGTGTACGGGATGGGCGACCAGATCGCCGGCGGGATGTTCAATCACCAGGGTGTCCGGGATCCGCGCGCCAACCAGTCCACACTCGGCCGCTTCACCTTCGCCCCGCCCGCGCGGGCGGGGGAGCGCTGGCGGGTGACGAGGGCCGAGTTCGTCCCGCAGTGGTTCGACGTCGACGCGGGGCGCGTGGTGAACCTCAACGAGGCGCTCGCCTCGGGCGCCGACGTACGCGCCGTGCGCGACCGGATCCGGCAGGTGGTGCTGAGCCGGGGCGCGGCGAAGGACGGGCTGACCATGGGGCGCTGA
- a CDS encoding zf-HC2 domain-containing protein, translated as MRSLERHRDVGAYALGVLDEAEAFRFEDHLMECPRCAAHVTEFGPVTRQMMLYRRATPRVVHPMAQPGPRLLDRLLGEVAARHRARRRRLLYAVAAAVVFAVAGPGIALMASGEEAGGVAAQGVRVTATDERSGVWAQITTEDRVWGSDVELQVKDGAGPRACHLVAIGRDGSEQTVTTWSVPRHDARPNVMRGGAAMHPDEIDHYELRTSDGEHLVTLNSR; from the coding sequence ATGAGGTCCCTGGAGAGGCATCGCGATGTCGGCGCGTACGCGCTCGGCGTGCTGGACGAGGCGGAGGCCTTCCGCTTCGAGGACCACCTCATGGAGTGCCCCCGCTGCGCGGCACACGTGACCGAGTTCGGACCGGTCACCCGGCAGATGATGCTGTACCGCCGGGCGACCCCCCGGGTCGTGCACCCCATGGCCCAGCCGGGCCCGCGCCTGCTGGACCGGCTGCTCGGCGAGGTCGCGGCACGGCACCGGGCCCGGCGCCGGCGCCTGCTGTACGCGGTGGCCGCGGCGGTGGTGTTCGCGGTGGCCGGACCCGGGATCGCGCTGATGGCGAGCGGCGAGGAGGCCGGAGGCGTAGCGGCCCAAGGCGTGCGGGTGACCGCGACCGACGAGCGGTCGGGCGTGTGGGCCCAGATCACCACCGAGGACAGGGTCTGGGGCAGCGACGTGGAGCTCCAGGTCAAGGACGGCGCCGGCCCCCGCGCCTGCCACCTGGTCGCCATCGGCCGGGACGGCTCGGAGCAGACGGTGACCACCTGGAGCGTCCCCCGGCACGACGCCCGCCCGAACGTCATGCGCGGCGGCGCGGCCATGCACCCCGACGAGATCGACCACTACGAACTGCGCACGAGCGACGGGGAGCACCTGGTGACGCTGAACTCCCGTTAG
- a CDS encoding sigma-70 family RNA polymerase sigma factor, translating to MTAGTTLTNATTAEHELAALQREHGRPLFALLLRLCDGDRQRAEDLVQETLVRAWQHPEALRADDFDSVRPWLLTVGRRLAIDARRARQARPAEVGDAILENARVCADHAERAAATLDVREAVKTLTPEHREVLVLVYFQGASVAEAAETLGIPPGTVKSRAYYALRALRRVLPGYAADLR from the coding sequence ATGACGGCCGGGACCACTCTCACGAACGCGACGACCGCCGAGCACGAGCTCGCCGCACTGCAGCGCGAGCACGGCCGGCCCCTCTTCGCGCTGCTGCTCCGGCTCTGCGACGGCGATCGACAGCGCGCCGAGGACCTCGTCCAGGAAACACTCGTCCGCGCCTGGCAGCACCCCGAGGCCCTGCGCGCCGACGACTTCGACTCCGTACGGCCCTGGCTGCTGACCGTGGGCAGGCGGCTCGCGATCGACGCGCGGCGGGCGCGGCAGGCACGTCCGGCGGAGGTCGGCGACGCGATCCTGGAGAACGCGCGGGTGTGCGCCGACCACGCCGAGCGGGCGGCGGCCACCCTCGATGTGCGGGAGGCTGTGAAGACACTCACTCCGGAACACCGTGAAGTCCTGGTGCTGGTGTATTTCCAAGGGGCGAGTGTGGCGGAGGCCGCGGAAACACTGGGAATTCCGCCCGGTACCGTGAAGTCCCGCGCGTACTACGCGCTGCGTGCCCTGCGCCGGGTGCTTCCGGGGTATGCGGCCGACCTGCGGTGA